The following proteins are co-located in the Aurantiacibacter atlanticus genome:
- the infB gene encoding translation initiation factor IF-2 — MSEDNETPKRTRKPLGLKRSVDAGEVKQTFSHGRTNKVAVEVKRRRKLVKPGEEAAAPPPPPPEPAPAPEPAPAPKAPRPAAKKPSSDAETPQERVARLQREAEEDRLRQAEESRKREDEQLRKAAEDEKRRAEENRQAEAEAEKRSEESAKEAKAEAAAEQAAEEAEAAAPAAKEAAPAAKEEAKPAPSARKFTPVARPEIKRPEKKREEKPKRGGSSSAGEADKRRSGKLTVNRALNEDEGRRARSLAALKRAREKERRAQGGGSSQPREKQVRDVVVPEAITVGELAKRMGEKGADLVKELFNLDMMVTVNQTIDQDTAELLVEQFGHNIKRVSESDVDLATTEDQDPEDTQKPRPPVVAVMGHVDHGKTSLLDALRKTNVTRGEAGGITQHIGAYQVTTKDKAKVTFLDTPGHAAFSEMRARGANVTDIVVLVVAADDGIMPQTIEAINHAKSANVPLIVAINKIDKPEANAQKVRERLLEHEVIVEAMSGDVQDVEVSATKGTGLDDLIEKIALQAELLELKARPDRAAEATVIEAQLDKGRGPVATVLINRGTLKRGDTFVVGTESGKVRAIVNDQGKQIKEAGPSMPVEVLGLGGVPSAGDVLTVVENEQRAREVAEYRQEKATEKRTALAPTSFDTMFNKSNVVEWPVVVKADVQGSVEAIVTALHNLSNDDIKVRVLHAGVGAITESDVTLAAASKAPIIGFNVRPNAKARELVKRDGVRMMYHDVIYHLTDEMTSDLLGELGPLKVENVVGRALVKEVFKSGKKDKAAGLLVEEGVIRKGLHARLTREDVIVSATTIASLRRFKDDVDEVRAGLECGVVLEDTNDIKPGDQLEVFEVNEEERTL; from the coding sequence ATGAGCGAAGATAACGAAACACCGAAGCGCACCCGCAAACCTTTGGGGCTCAAGCGCTCGGTTGATGCAGGTGAGGTCAAGCAGACCTTCAGCCACGGTCGCACCAATAAGGTGGCGGTCGAGGTAAAGCGTCGCCGCAAGCTCGTGAAGCCCGGTGAAGAGGCTGCGGCACCACCGCCACCGCCGCCTGAACCCGCCCCTGCGCCTGAACCCGCACCTGCTCCCAAGGCTCCAAGGCCGGCGGCCAAGAAGCCGTCCAGTGATGCGGAAACTCCGCAGGAACGCGTCGCCCGTCTTCAGCGCGAGGCCGAGGAAGATCGGCTGCGTCAGGCTGAGGAATCGCGCAAGCGCGAGGATGAGCAATTGCGCAAGGCTGCTGAAGACGAAAAGCGCCGTGCCGAGGAAAACCGACAGGCCGAAGCGGAGGCTGAAAAGCGCAGCGAGGAAAGCGCCAAGGAAGCCAAGGCTGAAGCTGCTGCTGAGCAGGCTGCCGAAGAAGCTGAAGCTGCCGCGCCTGCTGCGAAGGAAGCTGCGCCTGCTGCCAAGGAAGAGGCAAAGCCTGCCCCAAGTGCGCGCAAGTTTACGCCTGTTGCTCGTCCTGAAATCAAGCGCCCTGAGAAGAAGCGCGAAGAAAAGCCCAAACGTGGCGGCAGCAGTAGCGCCGGCGAAGCCGACAAGCGCCGTTCAGGCAAGCTGACGGTCAATCGCGCGCTGAATGAGGATGAGGGCCGCCGTGCCCGCAGTCTCGCTGCGTTGAAGCGTGCCCGTGAAAAGGAACGCCGTGCACAAGGCGGCGGATCCAGCCAGCCGCGTGAAAAGCAGGTGCGCGACGTTGTCGTGCCCGAAGCCATTACCGTTGGCGAGCTGGCCAAGCGGATGGGCGAAAAGGGCGCCGATCTGGTGAAGGAGCTGTTTAATCTCGATATGATGGTCACCGTCAACCAGACGATTGACCAGGACACAGCAGAATTGCTGGTTGAGCAGTTCGGCCACAACATCAAGCGCGTGTCTGAAAGCGATGTCGATCTTGCCACCACGGAAGATCAGGACCCGGAAGACACGCAGAAGCCGCGTCCGCCGGTTGTCGCGGTCATGGGCCATGTCGATCACGGCAAGACCAGCCTGCTTGATGCCTTGCGCAAGACAAATGTCACACGCGGCGAAGCGGGCGGTATCACCCAGCATATCGGCGCCTACCAGGTGACGACGAAGGACAAGGCCAAGGTCACTTTCCTCGATACGCCGGGCCACGCCGCGTTCAGTGAAATGCGTGCGCGCGGTGCCAATGTTACCGATATCGTGGTGCTGGTGGTGGCCGCTGATGACGGCATCATGCCGCAGACCATCGAGGCAATTAATCACGCCAAATCGGCCAATGTTCCGCTGATCGTGGCGATCAACAAAATCGATAAGCCCGAGGCCAATGCCCAGAAGGTGCGTGAGCGTCTGCTGGAGCATGAAGTGATCGTGGAGGCCATGTCCGGCGATGTGCAGGACGTGGAAGTTTCCGCTACCAAGGGCACCGGGCTCGACGATTTGATCGAGAAGATCGCGCTTCAGGCCGAACTGCTCGAACTCAAGGCCCGTCCGGACCGGGCGGCAGAAGCGACCGTGATTGAAGCACAGCTGGACAAGGGCCGCGGCCCTGTGGCGACAGTGCTTATCAATCGCGGCACGCTGAAGCGCGGCGATACCTTTGTCGTCGGCACTGAAAGCGGCAAGGTCCGTGCGATCGTCAATGACCAGGGTAAGCAGATCAAGGAAGCCGGTCCTTCAATGCCGGTGGAAGTCCTTGGCCTTGGCGGCGTTCCGTCTGCCGGGGATGTGCTCACCGTTGTTGAAAATGAGCAGCGCGCACGGGAAGTGGCTGAATACCGCCAGGAGAAGGCCACCGAAAAGCGCACGGCTCTTGCCCCCACCAGCTTTGATACAATGTTCAACAAGTCGAATGTCGTTGAATGGCCGGTCGTGGTGAAGGCAGATGTGCAGGGCTCTGTCGAGGCGATTGTGACAGCGCTTCACAACCTTTCCAATGACGACATCAAGGTCCGCGTACTGCACGCTGGCGTGGGTGCCATCACGGAATCGGATGTGACGCTGGCAGCAGCGTCCAAGGCACCGATCATCGGCTTCAACGTGCGTCCTAATGCGAAGGCACGTGAGCTGGTGAAGCGTGATGGCGTGCGAATGATGTATCACGACGTGATCTATCATCTGACTGACGAGATGACGAGCGATCTGCTGGGTGAACTCGGCCCGCTCAAGGTGGAAAACGTGGTTGGCCGCGCGCTGGTCAAGGAAGTCTTCAAATCTGGCAAGAAGGACAAGGCTGCCGGTCTGCTTGTGGAAGAAGGCGTCATTCGCAAGGGCCTGCATGCCCGTCTCACGCGGGAAGACGTTATCGTTTCTGCCACGACCATCGCATCGCTGCGGCGCTTCAAGGACGATGTGGACGAAGTCCGCGCGGGCCTGGAATGCGGCGTGGTTCTGGAAGATACCAACGACATCAAGCCGGGTGACCAGCTGGAAGTGTTCGAGGTGAACGAGGAAGAGCGGACGCTCTAG
- the rimP gene encoding ribosome maturation protein RimP codes for MADIARLCQVIEPEAEELGFELVRVKLTGTGDERTLQVMAEDPSTGQLIVQQCAALSRAISRRIDAIEEEGEELVRGAYHLEVSSPGIDRPLTRAKDYANWAGHEVKIALADKVDGNRNLRGELVGIDGDTVTVADKKAGELAVSLDQIHSAQLVLTDKLIAATQPLDISGVDDIEETDEEEVQD; via the coding sequence ATGGCCGATATTGCACGCCTGTGCCAGGTAATCGAACCCGAAGCTGAAGAGCTGGGGTTTGAATTGGTGCGCGTAAAATTGACGGGCACTGGCGACGAGCGCACCTTGCAGGTCATGGCGGAAGATCCGTCGACCGGACAATTGATCGTCCAGCAGTGCGCAGCCCTTTCCCGCGCTATTTCCCGCCGCATCGACGCGATCGAGGAAGAGGGTGAAGAACTGGTGCGCGGTGCCTATCATCTCGAAGTCAGCAGCCCCGGCATCGACCGTCCGCTGACGCGCGCGAAGGATTACGCCAATTGGGCGGGCCATGAGGTGAAGATCGCCTTGGCTGACAAGGTTGATGGCAATCGCAATTTGCGTGGCGAACTGGTTGGTATCGATGGCGATACTGTCACCGTCGCGGATAAGAAAGCGGGCGAGCTTGCGGTTTCGCTCGATCAGATACACTCGGCACAGCTCGTCCTCACCGACAAGCTGATTGCCGCCACACAGCCGCTCGATATTTCGGGCGTCGACGATATTGAAGAAACAGACGAAGAAGAGGTCCAGGACTGA
- a CDS encoding thymidine kinase — translation MAKLYFYYASMNAGKSTTLLQADFNYRERGMGTMLWTAAIDNRADHPIASRIGLSAEARRFTPGTNLWREVMDSHEENPLACVLIDEAQFLTALQAWQCARLADEGDIPVLCYGLRTDFRGDLFPGSAVLLGIADSLEELKAVCHCGRKATMNLRVSDTGEAVGEGAQTEIGGNERYVALCRRHFAQSLKMYR, via the coding sequence ATGGCCAAGCTCTATTTCTATTATGCCAGCATGAATGCCGGTAAATCGACTACGCTGTTGCAAGCCGATTTCAACTATCGTGAACGCGGCATGGGGACGATGTTATGGACTGCCGCGATAGATAACCGCGCTGATCATCCCATCGCCAGCCGCATCGGCCTTTCAGCTGAGGCGCGGCGGTTTACACCCGGCACGAATCTGTGGCGCGAAGTGATGGATTCTCACGAGGAAAACCCACTCGCCTGCGTACTGATTGACGAAGCGCAATTCCTCACCGCCTTGCAGGCGTGGCAATGCGCGCGGCTTGCGGACGAGGGCGATATTCCCGTGCTGTGCTACGGCCTGCGCACCGATTTCAGAGGTGATCTCTTCCCCGGTTCCGCCGTGTTGCTGGGCATTGCGGACTCGCTTGAGGAGCTGAAAGCGGTCTGCCATTGCGGCCGCAAGGCAACGATGAATTTGCGTGTATCCGATACAGGTGAAGCCGTAGGCGAGGGTGCCCAGACCGAAATCGGCGGGAATGAACGCTACGTCGCGCTATGCAGGCGGCACTTTGCGCAGTCGCTGAAGATGTATCGATAA
- a CDS encoding PaaI family thioesterase: MMNDIGFEQWPSSKLLGSSLIGWDEESGTVEMAFVASPEFANMRGYVQGGIVGAFLDEAMGAAMYFSSKGTQMQLTLDMNLSLMRPVEIGPISAKAKVIKSGRRVVFIESELFAPDGRLCARATATSIPTPMPGHGEEADGLPAKAGVQT; encoded by the coding sequence ATGATGAATGATATTGGGTTTGAACAATGGCCTTCGTCCAAGCTGCTCGGCTCCAGCCTGATCGGCTGGGACGAGGAGTCCGGGACGGTGGAAATGGCCTTTGTCGCCTCGCCGGAATTCGCCAATATGCGCGGCTACGTGCAGGGCGGTATCGTGGGTGCTTTCCTCGACGAGGCCATGGGCGCGGCGATGTATTTTTCCAGCAAGGGCACGCAGATGCAGCTCACTCTCGACATGAATCTGTCGCTGATGCGGCCGGTTGAAATCGGCCCTATCAGCGCGAAGGCCAAAGTGATTAAAAGCGGCAGGCGCGTCGTCTTTATCGAAAGCGAATTATTCGCGCCCGACGGCAGACTGTGTGCCCGTGCCACGGCGACTTCCATACCCACCCCCATGCCCGGCCACGGTGAAGAGGCCGACGGCCTGCCTGCGAAGGCCGGAGTGCAAACCTAA
- the rbfA gene encoding 30S ribosome-binding factor RbfA, with protein sequence MPRNTTGEEQSVRLLKVGERVRHILSELLARGEAHDEVLSASNISVTEVRMSPDLRNAKVYVKPLLGEDEQVVVKALRTNTAFFQREVAQRLGLKFAPKLQFRADESFDEAGRIDRLLDDPKVRRDLEEE encoded by the coding sequence ATGCCGCGTAATACAACTGGCGAAGAACAATCGGTCCGCCTGCTCAAGGTGGGGGAACGGGTGCGCCACATCCTTTCGGAATTGCTGGCCCGCGGCGAAGCGCATGACGAGGTCCTGTCCGCTTCCAACATCTCTGTGACAGAAGTTCGCATGTCGCCCGATCTGCGCAATGCCAAGGTCTATGTGAAGCCTCTGCTGGGTGAAGATGAACAGGTGGTCGTCAAGGCGCTGCGGACCAATACCGCCTTTTTCCAGCGCGAAGTCGCACAGCGTCTCGGCCTGAAATTCGCGCCGAAGCTGCAATTTCGCGCTGATGAAAGCTTCGACGAGGCAGGCCGGATTGATCGATTGCTCGATGATCCCAAGGTCAGACGCGACCTGGAAGAGGAATAG
- a CDS encoding flavodoxin family protein gives MDKTLAIIWYSYTDGSRQLAEAARDGAQEAGGVNLRYLAAKDAQTADLLDADGYIFACPENLAAIAGVMKAFFDRTYYGVLGKIEGRPYAAMICAGSDGTNAQRQLERIATGWRLKRVAETAIFNTHAQTKEEILTPKVIGEAELAAARELGATLAAGLEMGVF, from the coding sequence ATGGACAAGACGCTAGCGATCATCTGGTACAGTTATACCGACGGCAGCCGTCAATTGGCCGAGGCCGCGCGTGACGGCGCGCAGGAGGCTGGCGGGGTCAATCTGCGCTATCTGGCGGCAAAAGACGCTCAAACCGCAGACCTGCTGGATGCCGACGGCTACATCTTCGCCTGCCCTGAAAATCTCGCTGCAATTGCAGGGGTGATGAAAGCCTTTTTCGACCGGACATATTACGGCGTGCTGGGTAAAATCGAAGGCCGACCCTATGCCGCCATGATCTGCGCTGGATCGGATGGGACCAATGCGCAGCGCCAGCTGGAACGCATCGCAACGGGCTGGCGGCTGAAGCGCGTAGCGGAGACGGCGATCTTCAACACGCATGCGCAAACGAAAGAGGAAATCCTCACACCAAAAGTGATTGGCGAGGCGGAGCTGGCGGCAGCGCGGGAATTGGGCGCGACGCTGGCCGCAGGGTTGGAGATGGGAGTGTTTTGA
- a CDS encoding DUF448 domain-containing protein, which produces MRNPRNDTLGSPKTKGGNSRENGGERRCVLTARGGARNDLVRLAVSPEGDVLPDALARAPGRGAWIGVSRPELTQALATGKLKAALSRAFKTGKLAIPDDLPERLEDALRKAFLQRLGLEMRAGRLILGSDRIGQEARSGSVAALYHAFDASEDGCKKLDQAWRVGKEAEGSGLTGVRLPQPLDREALSVALGRDNVVHLALADAASAQRVSVPLGRLQTFLGAATAVGISEERAEDTDARTSA; this is translated from the coding sequence ATGCGGAATCCTCGCAATGACACATTAGGTTCGCCTAAAACCAAGGGCGGTAACTCTCGTGAAAACGGGGGTGAGCGACGCTGTGTCCTGACGGCACGTGGCGGTGCGCGCAATGATCTTGTGCGGCTGGCTGTATCGCCCGAAGGCGATGTTCTGCCTGACGCATTGGCGCGTGCACCCGGACGTGGCGCGTGGATTGGCGTTTCGCGCCCTGAACTTACTCAGGCGCTGGCGACCGGCAAACTTAAGGCTGCGCTATCGCGGGCTTTCAAAACAGGCAAGTTGGCCATCCCTGATGACCTGCCTGAACGGCTGGAAGATGCCTTGCGCAAAGCTTTCCTACAGCGGCTGGGGCTGGAAATGCGTGCCGGACGTCTTATTCTTGGTTCCGACCGCATCGGGCAAGAGGCGCGATCGGGCAGCGTTGCTGCCTTGTATCATGCTTTCGATGCGAGCGAGGACGGGTGCAAGAAGCTGGATCAGGCCTGGCGCGTGGGCAAGGAAGCCGAAGGATCGGGTCTGACGGGGGTTCGTCTGCCGCAACCACTGGACCGCGAGGCCCTGTCTGTGGCATTGGGCCGCGACAATGTCGTCCACCTGGCGCTTGCCGATGCCGCATCGGCGCAGCGGGTTTCTGTCCCGCTGGGGCGTTTGCAGACCTTTCTGGGGGCCGCAACTGCGGTCGGGATTAGCGAAGAACGGGCCGAAGATACCGACGCCCGGACTTCTGCGTGA
- the nusA gene encoding transcription termination factor NusA has translation MASPISANKAELLAIANAVASEKMIDKGIVIEAMEEAIQKSARSRFGQENDIRAKLDPVTGDLRLWRVVEVVEEVEDYFKQVDLAQAEKLESGSKVGDFIVDPLPAMDDLGRIDAQSAKQVIFQKVRDAERERQFEEFKDRAGEVITGVIKSVEFGHVIVNLGRAEGVIRRDQQIPREAARVGERVRALISKVERNNRGPQIFLSRAHPDFMRKLFAQEVPEIYDGIIEIKAAARDPGSRAKIGVISHDSSIDPVGACVGMKGSRVQAVVQELQGEKIDIIPWSEDTATFVVNALQPATVARVVLDEEEGRIEVVVPDDQLSLAIGRRGQNVRLASQLTDSQIDIMTEEEASEKRSREFAERSKMFEEELDVDETLSQLLVAEGFVEMEEVAYVAIEELAAIEGFDEELAEELQSRAKEALERQEEGYRSARRELGVEDDLAELPHLSEEMLVVLGKADIKTLDDLADLATDELIAKKREAPRRRQSASDALAGAPPARRPQRAEDKGGVLGAFGLSEEQGNEIIMAARAHWFEDEEDAPASVSAEDAAPAADTSDQAEEAADAESSQ, from the coding sequence ATGGCCAGCCCAATTTCGGCAAACAAGGCAGAACTGCTCGCAATCGCAAATGCCGTCGCATCGGAAAAGATGATCGACAAGGGCATCGTGATCGAAGCGATGGAAGAAGCAATTCAGAAGTCCGCGCGCTCGCGCTTCGGGCAGGAAAACGACATTCGCGCCAAGCTCGATCCGGTCACTGGCGATCTGCGCCTGTGGCGCGTGGTCGAAGTGGTCGAAGAGGTCGAGGATTACTTCAAGCAGGTCGATCTGGCGCAGGCTGAAAAGCTGGAGTCGGGTTCGAAGGTTGGCGATTTCATCGTCGATCCGCTGCCCGCCATGGACGATCTTGGCCGTATCGACGCACAGAGCGCCAAGCAGGTCATCTTCCAGAAGGTCCGCGATGCGGAGCGCGAGCGTCAGTTCGAAGAGTTCAAGGACCGCGCTGGCGAAGTTATTACAGGCGTCATCAAATCGGTCGAATTCGGCCATGTGATCGTCAACCTCGGCCGCGCCGAGGGCGTGATCCGCCGCGACCAGCAGATCCCCCGCGAAGCTGCCCGCGTGGGCGAACGTGTCCGTGCGCTCATCAGCAAGGTGGAACGCAACAATCGCGGCCCGCAGATTTTCCTCAGCCGCGCGCATCCCGATTTCATGCGCAAGCTGTTTGCGCAGGAAGTGCCCGAAATTTACGACGGCATCATCGAAATCAAGGCCGCCGCCCGCGATCCGGGCAGCCGCGCCAAGATCGGCGTGATCAGCCATGATTCCTCCATCGACCCCGTCGGCGCCTGCGTCGGCATGAAGGGTAGCCGCGTGCAGGCCGTGGTGCAGGAGTTGCAGGGCGAGAAGATCGACATCATCCCGTGGTCGGAAGACACCGCGACGTTCGTCGTCAACGCGCTTCAACCCGCCACCGTTGCCCGCGTGGTGCTGGATGAGGAAGAAGGCCGCATCGAAGTGGTCGTGCCCGATGACCAGCTTTCGCTTGCCATTGGCCGCCGCGGCCAGAACGTGCGTCTCGCCAGCCAGCTGACCGACAGCCAGATCGACATCATGACCGAGGAAGAAGCTTCGGAAAAGCGTTCGCGCGAATTCGCAGAACGATCCAAGATGTTCGAAGAAGAACTAGACGTGGACGAAACGCTGTCCCAGCTACTCGTGGCCGAAGGCTTTGTGGAGATGGAAGAGGTCGCCTATGTTGCGATCGAGGAACTCGCCGCAATCGAAGGTTTCGACGAAGAGCTGGCAGAAGAATTGCAGAGCCGCGCGAAAGAAGCGCTGGAGCGGCAGGAAGAAGGCTATCGTTCCGCCCGCCGTGAATTGGGCGTGGAAGATGATCTGGCGGAATTGCCGCATCTCAGCGAGGAAATGCTGGTGGTGCTGGGCAAGGCCGACATAAAGACGCTGGACGATCTGGCCGATCTTGCAACCGATGAACTGATCGCCAAGAAGCGTGAAGCACCGCGTCGCCGCCAATCGGCCAGCGATGCGCTGGCTGGCGCGCCGCCGGCACGGCGTCCGCAGCGTGCGGAAGACAAGGGCGGCGTCCTCGGCGCATTCGGCCTGTCTGAAGAGCAGGGCAATGAGATCATCATGGCCGCTCGCGCGCACTGGTTCGAAGATGAAGAGGACGCGCCTGCGTCCGTCTCCGCGGAAGACGCTGCTCCGGCAGCCGATACTTCGGACCAAGCAGAGGAGGCCGCCGATGCGGAATCCTCGCAATGA
- a CDS encoding site-2 protease family protein codes for MTDTLLLASILIPSLIIAIVFHEVAHGWVALMLGDPTAKEQRRLTLNPIRHVDPIGTLLVPGMLAVVGGPIFGWAKPVPVRQGRLDNPRFGMMVVAAAGPGTNLLLGIMGAVLLGLALPAGASMTTGDTGMSLIAGADGSVAPFASGAFYFILINVFLAIFNLLPIPPFDGSHIVEGAMPRRWVHHYEKLRPYGMFLFFGLVALTWFAPGLGVLENTIGVPVGWALDKYLALADWVSHG; via the coding sequence ATGACTGACACGCTTCTTCTCGCAAGCATCCTGATTCCCAGCCTGATTATCGCCATCGTCTTTCATGAGGTGGCGCATGGCTGGGTGGCGCTGATGCTGGGCGATCCCACCGCAAAGGAGCAGCGCCGGCTGACTCTCAATCCAATCCGCCATGTCGATCCTATCGGCACGCTGCTGGTGCCAGGGATGCTGGCCGTGGTGGGTGGTCCGATATTCGGCTGGGCAAAACCGGTGCCGGTGCGGCAGGGGCGGCTGGATAATCCGCGCTTTGGCATGATGGTAGTGGCAGCTGCGGGGCCGGGGACCAATCTGCTGCTGGGAATTATGGGCGCTGTGCTGCTGGGCCTTGCCTTGCCCGCGGGGGCCAGCATGACGACAGGCGATACAGGCATGTCTCTTATCGCCGGTGCTGACGGAAGCGTTGCGCCTTTTGCCAGCGGAGCGTTCTATTTCATCCTCATCAATGTCTTCCTCGCCATCTTCAACCTATTGCCTATTCCTCCATTTGACGGATCGCATATCGTGGAAGGCGCGATGCCAAGGCGCTGGGTGCATCATTACGAGAAATTGCGTCCCTATGGCATGTTCCTGTTCTTCGGATTGGTGGCGCTGACATGGTTTGCGCCGGGACTGGGCGTTTTGGAAAATACCATCGGAGTGCCGGTGGGATGGGCGCTCGACAAATATCTGGCGCTGGCAGACTGGGTTTCGCATGGCTGA
- a CDS encoding AbgT family transporter — MNTSANPAPAQSQSGFLGWIERTGNRLPDPVLLFVWFIIILMTISVAASLAGWSAEHPAETDPDTGAARIVFVESLLSESNLRRLLTLMPETFTHFPPLGMVLTVMLGAGVAERSGLFAAAMRASLAKVSRFWMTPAVAIISMVSNHAADAAFVVMIPLAGIIYHAAGRHPLVGIGVSFAAVSGAFSANLFPGQLDALLLGITEAAVQTVFGDYTANIAGNWFFIATMTLVYLPVIWFVTDRVIEPRLGIYNAALAGDGPDAEEEDLPAHATPDQRRGLLHALLWVIGLIALWTFLTIGPVAPLVDPLAPPEGRLTPFYRSLLPFFLLVFLLPGWAYGRAAGTIGGHRDLIGMMAEAMRDMAYYLVLSFVAAHFVAMFAWSNMGLVLAVTGADALKASGLPMWAMLVAIVLFGAMLNLLIGSASAKWAVMAPVLVPMLMLLGVSPEMATAAYRVGDSATNIITPLMVYFPLILIFCQRWQRDFGLGSLTAMMMPYFFGIISAGLVITIIWVVFDLPLGPSTGVFIDVPSATPGG, encoded by the coding sequence ATGAACACCAGCGCCAACCCAGCCCCCGCACAATCACAATCCGGCTTTCTCGGCTGGATAGAACGCACGGGTAATCGTCTGCCTGACCCTGTTCTGCTGTTCGTGTGGTTCATCATCATCCTTATGACGATTTCGGTCGCGGCAAGCCTCGCGGGCTGGTCTGCCGAGCATCCCGCAGAAACTGATCCCGATACAGGCGCAGCGCGTATCGTCTTCGTCGAGAGCCTGCTTTCCGAAAGCAATCTGCGCCGCCTGCTGACGCTGATGCCCGAGACCTTCACCCATTTTCCGCCGCTGGGCATGGTGCTGACCGTAATGCTGGGCGCTGGCGTGGCCGAGCGATCCGGTCTGTTCGCCGCCGCCATGCGCGCCAGCCTTGCCAAGGTATCGCGCTTCTGGATGACACCTGCGGTCGCCATCATTTCCATGGTGAGCAACCATGCCGCCGATGCCGCCTTTGTAGTGATGATTCCGCTTGCCGGCATCATCTATCATGCGGCCGGACGCCATCCGCTGGTGGGCATCGGCGTGAGCTTTGCCGCGGTTTCCGGTGCGTTTTCCGCCAATCTTTTCCCCGGCCAGCTGGATGCATTGCTGCTGGGCATAACGGAGGCGGCAGTGCAAACCGTATTCGGCGATTACACCGCCAATATCGCGGGCAATTGGTTCTTCATCGCGACCATGACACTGGTCTATCTGCCGGTTATCTGGTTCGTGACCGATCGCGTGATCGAGCCGCGCCTGGGTATTTATAACGCGGCACTGGCCGGGGATGGGCCGGATGCGGAAGAGGAAGACCTGCCAGCCCATGCCACGCCTGATCAGCGGCGCGGTCTGCTGCACGCCTTGCTGTGGGTCATAGGTCTGATCGCCCTGTGGACCTTTCTTACCATTGGCCCGGTAGCGCCGCTGGTGGACCCTTTGGCACCGCCGGAAGGCCGCCTGACGCCATTTTATCGTAGCCTGCTTCCATTCTTCCTGCTGGTCTTCCTCTTGCCCGGCTGGGCCTATGGCCGCGCGGCAGGCACGATTGGCGGCCACCGGGATCTGATTGGGATGATGGCGGAGGCGATGAGGGATATGGCCTATTACCTTGTCCTCAGCTTCGTGGCGGCACATTTCGTGGCGATGTTTGCATGGTCCAATATGGGCCTTGTGCTGGCCGTAACCGGGGCAGATGCGCTGAAGGCCAGCGGATTGCCGATGTGGGCGATGCTGGTTGCTATCGTCCTGTTCGGCGCAATGCTCAATTTACTGATCGGCTCTGCCAGCGCGAAATGGGCAGTCATGGCGCCGGTGCTGGTGCCTATGCTGATGCTGCTGGGCGTTTCTCCTGAAATGGCCACGGCCGCCTATCGTGTGGGTGACAGCGCAACAAATATCATCACCCCGCTGATGGTCTATTTCCCGCTCATCCTGATTTTTTGCCAGCGTTGGCAGAGAGATTTTGGCCTTGGCAGTCTGACTGCGATGATGATGCCCTATTTCTTCGGTATCATCAGCGCAGGACTTGTTATCACGATTATTTGGGTGGTGTTCGACCTACCATTGGGGCCGAGCACGGGCGTATTTATCGACGTGCCCTCTGCCACGCCCGGAGGGTGA